The Kitasatospora paranensis genome has a window encoding:
- a CDS encoding NAD(P)-binding domain-containing protein: MRIAVIGAGPAGLTCAKQALERGHQAVVYERTADVGGIWNPASAGAYASVRMQSSRMSFPYSDHPPAFAADFPTLAEVHGYLRSYAGEFGVLPVTRFGAEVRSVVKRDGRWQVTARSGAGQATEAFDAVMVASGELWEPRMPEHLPPTAAGVQVITAKDYRSPEPFAGRRVLVVGGGVSGADIAAELAAGGATVEWSVRHRALFLPRTVGGAYNDALFSYIGRVAMEELPYRDFLARLEELEPRYFAMYRESGLLPTTGFHGAVHVNDRIVPAVHRGDVRVRPAFERFEPQGSVVFADGLRARYDTVVLCLGYGLPDYSFLPGLVREELYEHFFPLADPTLAIVNTPVDTEAFGTACPYFEAIAGWALRVFEGTVALPEPAERARWCAEHMGRLGDRRYYDCWLETVRIGLLSGTVADPAVDFAGFWRTVSAQVGPAGLRPGGPAQDAAVQDGLFDLAELRLRLLAGLGEPVLAGLVAAGSVSTGDARRARQVPAGRAIAPWLPYRQRGHAPVAARPAGTAAAADPVGVGTVGLGTVGLGTAEVAR; this comes from the coding sequence ATGCGGATCGCGGTGATCGGCGCCGGTCCGGCCGGACTGACCTGCGCCAAGCAGGCCCTGGAACGGGGCCACCAGGCGGTGGTGTACGAGCGGACCGCCGACGTGGGCGGCATCTGGAACCCGGCCTCGGCCGGGGCCTACGCCAGTGTCCGGATGCAGAGTTCGCGGATGAGCTTCCCCTACTCCGACCACCCGCCGGCGTTCGCCGCCGACTTCCCGACGCTGGCCGAGGTGCACGGGTACCTGCGGTCCTACGCGGGCGAGTTCGGTGTGCTGCCGGTCACCCGCTTCGGCGCCGAGGTGCGCTCGGTGGTGAAGCGGGACGGCCGCTGGCAGGTCACTGCCAGGTCCGGCGCCGGGCAAGCGACCGAGGCGTTCGACGCGGTGATGGTCGCCAGCGGCGAACTGTGGGAGCCCCGCATGCCCGAACACCTGCCGCCGACGGCCGCCGGGGTGCAGGTGATCACGGCGAAGGACTACCGCAGCCCGGAGCCCTTCGCCGGCCGCCGGGTACTGGTGGTGGGCGGCGGGGTCAGCGGTGCCGACATCGCGGCCGAACTCGCCGCGGGCGGGGCGACGGTGGAGTGGTCGGTGCGCCACCGCGCGCTGTTCCTGCCACGGACGGTCGGCGGCGCCTACAACGACGCGCTGTTCTCCTACATCGGGCGGGTCGCGATGGAGGAGCTCCCCTACCGCGACTTCCTGGCGCGGCTGGAGGAGTTGGAGCCGCGCTACTTCGCGATGTACCGGGAGAGCGGGCTGCTGCCGACCACCGGATTCCACGGCGCCGTGCACGTCAACGACCGGATCGTGCCCGCGGTGCACCGTGGCGACGTCCGGGTGCGGCCCGCGTTCGAACGGTTCGAGCCACAGGGCTCGGTGGTGTTCGCGGACGGCCTGCGGGCCCGCTACGACACCGTGGTGCTCTGCCTCGGCTACGGCCTGCCGGATTACTCGTTCCTGCCCGGGCTCGTCCGGGAGGAGTTGTACGAGCACTTCTTCCCGCTGGCCGACCCGACCCTCGCGATCGTCAACACCCCGGTCGACACCGAGGCCTTCGGCACCGCCTGCCCGTACTTCGAGGCGATCGCCGGATGGGCGCTGCGGGTCTTCGAGGGCACCGTCGCCCTGCCCGAACCGGCGGAGCGGGCCCGCTGGTGCGCCGAGCACATGGGGCGGCTCGGCGACCGCCGGTACTACGACTGCTGGTTGGAGACCGTCCGGATCGGCCTGCTGTCCGGCACGGTGGCCGACCCCGCGGTGGACTTCGCCGGGTTCTGGCGGACGGTCTCCGCCCAGGTGGGGCCGGCCGGCCTGCGCCCCGGCGGCCCGGCGCAGGACGCGGCGGTGCAGGACGGCCTGTTCGACCTGGCGGAGCTGCGGTTGCGCCTGCTGGCGGGGCTGGGTGAACCCGTCCTGGCGGGGCTGGTCGCGGCCGGGTCGGTGTCGACCGGCGACGCCCGGCGGGCGCGGCAGGTGCCGGCCGGACGGGCGATCGCGCCGTGGCTGCCCTACCGGCAGCGAGGCCACGCCCCGGTGGCGGCCCGCCCCGCCGGCACCGCGGCCGCGGCCGACCCGGTCGGCGTGGGCACGGTCGGCCTCGGCACGGTCGGCCTCGGCACGGCCGAGGTGGCGCGGTGA
- a CDS encoding radical SAM protein produces the protein MPAHPQERPEAGPVSSGLSARAAWLAGRTASAPAPAPAPPGLGTAHVADNLDLVGKIYQESVFPDVAAVARGERLASPLVIDLDPTTVCDLACPECISSDVLNHGQIAKDRIVELAEELAGSGVRAVILIGGGEPLMHRAVGTVIETLHRAGIRLGLVTNGTQIHRYLDQLAGMLSWVRVSMDAATEPTYAEFRPSRGTRSVFPQVVANMRSLAARKAGRLGYSFLLMQRRAADGTVTASNYDEVYEAGRLAKDIGCDYFELKAMLDQDHFTVNQDSADTDRVEAQWQRLGELADDGFHLLRSSNWEAVRTASDPHQEKSYDRCAVAELRTTVTPTGVYVCPYHRGNERAKLGDIRDGSFADLWHKADVSVIDPRRDCRFHCARHATNVEIGGLRTRTASPLLVADFDPFI, from the coding sequence ATGCCTGCCCATCCGCAGGAACGGCCCGAGGCCGGTCCGGTGAGCAGCGGCCTGTCCGCTCGCGCCGCCTGGCTCGCCGGCCGGACCGCATCGGCTCCCGCACCCGCACCGGCCCCGCCGGGGCTGGGCACCGCGCATGTCGCCGACAACCTCGACCTGGTCGGCAAGATCTACCAGGAGTCGGTCTTCCCCGACGTCGCCGCGGTCGCCCGCGGCGAGCGGCTGGCCAGCCCGCTGGTGATCGACCTCGACCCCACCACGGTCTGCGACCTGGCCTGCCCGGAGTGCATCAGCTCCGACGTCCTGAACCACGGGCAGATCGCCAAGGACCGGATCGTCGAACTCGCCGAGGAGCTGGCCGGCAGCGGCGTCCGCGCGGTGATCCTGATCGGCGGCGGCGAACCGCTGATGCACCGCGCCGTCGGGACGGTGATCGAGACCCTGCACCGGGCCGGCATCCGGCTCGGCCTGGTCACGAACGGGACGCAGATCCACCGCTACCTGGACCAACTCGCCGGGATGCTCTCCTGGGTGCGGGTGTCGATGGACGCCGCGACCGAACCCACCTACGCGGAGTTCCGGCCCAGCCGGGGCACCCGCAGCGTCTTCCCGCAGGTGGTGGCCAACATGCGCAGCCTGGCCGCCCGCAAGGCGGGCCGGCTCGGCTACTCGTTCCTGCTGATGCAGCGCCGGGCGGCCGACGGCACGGTGACGGCCTCCAACTACGACGAGGTGTACGAGGCGGGGCGGCTCGCCAAGGACATCGGCTGCGACTACTTCGAGCTGAAGGCGATGCTCGACCAGGACCACTTCACGGTGAACCAGGACAGCGCCGACACCGACCGCGTCGAGGCGCAGTGGCAGCGCCTGGGCGAGCTGGCGGACGACGGCTTCCACCTACTGCGGTCCTCCAACTGGGAGGCCGTCCGGACAGCGTCCGACCCGCACCAGGAGAAGTCCTACGACCGCTGCGCGGTCGCCGAGTTGCGGACGACCGTGACGCCCACGGGCGTGTACGTCTGCCCCTACCACCGCGGCAACGAGCGGGCGAAGCTCGGCGACATCCGGGACGGGTCGTTCGCCGACCTGTGGCACAAGGCGGATGTCTCGGTGATCGATCCGCGGCGGGACTGCCGGTTCCACTGCGCCCGCCACGCCACCAACGTGGAGATCGGCGGGCTCCGTACGCGCACCGCATCTCCGCTGCTGGTCGCGGACTTCGACCCCTTCATCTGA
- a CDS encoding alpha-amylase family glycosyl hydrolase encodes MTLHRPAPAWLTDAVLYQIYPQSYADSDGDGIGDFAGITAHLDHLAWLGVDAVWLNPCFASPFLDAGYDVSDYLTVAPRYGTSEDLANLVDQARRRGIRVMLDLVAGHTSDRHPWFTAAAADPDDHRYIWTDGTEVAPPARFVRSPGSRPGAYLPNFFDAQPALNFGYGRTDPAEPWRQGPHADGPRANRAELRRIMDHWLGLGLSGFRVDMAYSLVKDDPGRRETARLWTELRHWLDRAHPDAALLAEWGDPAASVAAGFHADFFLQFGGPTDGRPLRSLWHNGHGTDQSSWPPADCYFDAEAKGSPRPFLDAWQEGARDLGGNGLIALPTANHDFSRLACGPRTAEQLPCAFAFQLTWPTLPAIYYGDEIGMRYVPGLPDHEGSVLGPHYNRAGCRTPMQWEPGPGAGFSTASAERYYLPLDPAADRPDVAGQRADEQSLLHTVRRLIALRRAFPELGPRGSVEILHDGYPLVHLRGGRYLVTVNPGREEASVALAAADGGTAAALRAGRARLLEGDGVALGPASVTAAGFGWAVHDLGGPGPVS; translated from the coding sequence ATGACCCTGCACCGACCAGCCCCCGCCTGGCTCACCGACGCCGTGCTGTACCAGATCTACCCGCAGTCGTACGCCGACTCCGACGGCGACGGCATCGGGGACTTCGCCGGCATCACCGCGCACCTCGACCACCTGGCCTGGCTCGGCGTGGACGCCGTGTGGCTGAATCCGTGCTTCGCCTCGCCGTTCCTCGACGCCGGTTACGACGTCAGCGACTACCTGACCGTCGCCCCGCGCTACGGTACGTCCGAGGACCTGGCGAACCTCGTCGACCAGGCCCGGCGCCGCGGTATCCGCGTCATGCTCGACCTGGTCGCCGGGCACACCTCCGACCGCCACCCCTGGTTCACCGCCGCCGCCGCCGACCCCGACGACCACCGCTACATCTGGACGGACGGCACCGAGGTGGCACCGCCCGCCCGCTTCGTCCGGTCGCCCGGCAGTCGTCCCGGTGCCTACCTGCCGAACTTCTTCGACGCCCAGCCGGCCCTCAACTTCGGCTACGGGCGCACCGATCCGGCCGAACCCTGGCGCCAGGGCCCGCACGCCGACGGCCCGCGGGCCAACCGTGCGGAACTGCGCCGGATCATGGACCACTGGCTCGGCCTCGGACTGTCCGGCTTCCGCGTCGACATGGCCTATTCCCTGGTCAAGGACGACCCGGGCCGCCGCGAGACCGCCCGGCTCTGGACCGAACTGCGGCACTGGCTGGACCGGGCCCACCCGGACGCCGCCCTGCTCGCCGAGTGGGGGGACCCGGCCGCCTCGGTGGCCGCGGGCTTCCACGCGGACTTCTTCCTGCAGTTCGGCGGCCCGACCGACGGCCGGCCGCTGCGTTCGCTGTGGCACAACGGGCACGGCACCGACCAGAGTTCCTGGCCGCCGGCCGACTGTTACTTCGACGCCGAGGCCAAGGGATCCCCTCGGCCGTTCCTCGACGCCTGGCAGGAGGGCGCCCGCGATCTCGGCGGCAACGGCCTGATCGCCCTCCCCACCGCCAACCACGACTTCTCGCGGCTCGCCTGCGGTCCGCGCACCGCGGAGCAACTGCCGTGCGCCTTCGCCTTCCAGCTCACCTGGCCCACCCTGCCGGCGATCTACTACGGCGACGAGATCGGCATGCGGTACGTGCCCGGGCTGCCCGACCACGAGGGCAGTGTGCTCGGCCCCCACTACAACCGGGCGGGGTGCCGCACGCCCATGCAGTGGGAGCCGGGCCCGGGCGCAGGCTTCTCGACCGCGTCCGCCGAGCGGTACTACCTCCCGCTGGACCCGGCCGCCGACCGTCCGGACGTCGCCGGGCAGCGCGCGGACGAGCAGTCCCTGCTGCACACCGTCCGCCGCCTGATCGCCCTGCGCCGGGCCTTCCCGGAGCTCGGTCCGCGGGGCAGCGTGGAGATCCTGCACGACGGCTACCCGCTGGTCCATCTCCGCGGCGGACGCTACCTGGTGACCGTCAATCCGGGGCGCGAGGAGGCCTCGGTCGCCCTCGCCGCCGCCGACGGCGGCACGGCTGCCGCCCTGCGGGCGGGCCGGGCCCGGCTGCTGGAGGGCGACGGCGTCGC